One segment of Pseudomonas asgharzadehiana DNA contains the following:
- a CDS encoding MliC family protein, giving the protein MKGVFALAALALLAGCSSMNMFNKAEPADKWTTWTCDSKAEVNWRFANQARSEVDVRLGGSDQVYRLKQDVAASGVLYSNDQLAFHTKGEEGLVYWVATDDLIGRGCKAQ; this is encoded by the coding sequence ATGAAAGGCGTTTTCGCCCTGGCGGCACTGGCCCTACTGGCTGGTTGCAGCAGCATGAACATGTTCAATAAGGCAGAACCTGCCGATAAGTGGACCACCTGGACCTGCGACAGCAAGGCCGAGGTCAACTGGCGTTTTGCCAACCAGGCCCGTTCCGAGGTGGATGTACGCCTCGGCGGTTCCGACCAGGTTTACCGTCTTAAACAGGACGTTGCCGCCTCGGGCGTGCTGTACAGCAACGACCAGTTGGCGTTTCACACAAAAGGTGAGGAAGGCCTGGTTTACTGGGTTGCCACCGACGATTTGATCGGGCGTGGCTGCAAGGCCCAATAA
- the fba gene encoding class II fructose-bisphosphate aldolase (catalyzes the reversible aldol condensation of dihydroxyacetonephosphate and glyceraldehyde 3-phosphate in the Calvin cycle, glycolysis, and/or gluconeogenesis) codes for MALISMRQMLDHAAEFGYGVPAFNVNNLEQMRAIMEAADKTDSPVIVQASAGARKYAGAPFLRHLILAAIEEFPHIPVCMHQDHGTSPDVCQRSIQLGFSSVMMDGSLGEDGKTPTDYEYNVRVTQQTVAMAHACGVSVEGELGCLGSLETGMAGEEDGIGAEGVLDHSQMLTDPEEAADFVKKTQVDALAIAIGTSHGAYKFTKPPTGDVLAIDRIKEIHKRIPNTHLVMHGSSSVPQEWLAIINQYGGDIKETYGVPVEEIVEGIKHGVRKVNIDTDLRLASTGAMRRLMATNPSEFDPRKFFGATVTAMRDVCIARYEAFGTAGNASKIKPISLEAMYQRYLKGELNAKVN; via the coding sequence ATGGCACTTATCAGCATGCGTCAAATGCTGGACCACGCAGCCGAGTTCGGCTACGGCGTCCCAGCCTTTAACGTCAACAACCTTGAGCAGATGCGCGCCATCATGGAAGCCGCTGACAAGACCGACTCCCCAGTGATCGTCCAGGCTTCGGCCGGTGCGCGCAAATACGCCGGTGCCCCGTTCCTGCGTCACCTGATCCTCGCCGCGATTGAAGAATTCCCGCACATCCCGGTGTGCATGCACCAAGACCACGGCACCAGCCCTGACGTGTGCCAGCGCTCCATCCAACTGGGCTTCAGCTCGGTCATGATGGACGGCTCCCTCGGCGAAGACGGCAAGACCCCCACCGACTACGAATACAACGTACGCGTGACCCAACAAACCGTAGCCATGGCTCACGCCTGCGGCGTTTCGGTTGAAGGCGAGCTGGGTTGCCTGGGCTCCCTGGAAACCGGCATGGCCGGCGAAGAAGACGGCATCGGCGCCGAAGGTGTGCTGGATCACAGCCAAATGCTGACCGACCCGGAAGAAGCTGCGGACTTCGTCAAGAAAACCCAGGTCGACGCCCTGGCCATCGCCATCGGCACCAGCCACGGCGCCTACAAGTTCACCAAGCCGCCCACCGGCGACGTACTGGCCATCGACCGCATCAAGGAAATCCACAAACGCATCCCCAACACCCACCTGGTGATGCACGGCTCTTCATCGGTACCGCAAGAGTGGCTGGCGATCATCAACCAGTACGGCGGCGACATCAAAGAAACCTACGGCGTACCGGTTGAAGAAATCGTCGAAGGCATCAAGCATGGCGTGCGTAAGGTCAACATCGACACCGACCTGCGTTTGGCCTCCACCGGTGCCATGCGTCGCCTGATGGCCACCAACCCGAGCGAATTCGACCCACGTAAATTCTTCGGTGCTACCGTGACCGCGATGCGTGATGTGTGTATCGCACGCTATGAAGCGTTTGGTACTGCCGGCAATGCCTCGAAGATCAAGCCGATCTCGCTGGAAGCGATGTACCAGCGTTATTTGAAAGGTGAGTTGAACGCTAAGGTGAACTGA
- a CDS encoding ArsR/SmtB family transcription factor — protein sequence MNLPVPSLRPDDGDELAALCKAAGDPLRLNVLRALANDSFGVLELAKIFAIGQSGMSHHLKVLSQADLVATRREGNAIFYRRALPHTDLLGGKLHAALLEEVDNLSLPGDVQSRISQVHGQRAAASQDFFARVAEKFRAQQDLIAGLAQYRDSVLALLDKLSFSEGATALEVGPGDGGFLPELARRFQQVTALDNSPAMLELARQLCEREALGNVSLQLADALNSTTIKADCVVLNMVLHHFAAPADALKQMAGLLHPGGSLLVTDLCSHNQNWAREACGDLWLGFEQDDLARWATAAGLVPGESLYIGLRNGFQIQVRHFQRPAGDTHHR from the coding sequence ATGAACCTACCCGTGCCCTCACTACGTCCAGACGACGGCGATGAACTGGCAGCCCTGTGCAAGGCCGCTGGAGACCCGCTGCGCTTGAACGTTTTACGCGCACTGGCCAATGACTCCTTCGGCGTATTGGAACTGGCGAAGATCTTCGCCATCGGCCAATCGGGCATGAGCCACCATTTGAAGGTGCTGTCCCAGGCCGACCTGGTGGCCACTCGCCGCGAGGGCAATGCAATTTTCTACCGCCGCGCCCTGCCCCATACCGACTTGCTCGGCGGCAAGCTGCATGCCGCGTTGCTTGAAGAAGTCGACAACCTGAGCCTGCCCGGCGACGTACAGTCGCGCATCAGCCAGGTCCATGGGCAGCGCGCAGCGGCGAGCCAAGACTTTTTCGCACGGGTGGCCGAGAAATTTCGCGCCCAGCAAGACCTGATTGCCGGTCTTGCCCAATACCGCGACAGCGTACTGGCACTGCTGGACAAGCTGAGCTTCAGTGAAGGGGCAACTGCCTTGGAAGTCGGCCCAGGGGATGGCGGTTTCCTGCCGGAACTGGCGCGCCGCTTCCAGCAGGTCACTGCGCTGGATAACAGCCCGGCCATGCTCGAACTGGCGCGCCAGCTGTGCGAACGCGAGGCACTGGGCAACGTCAGCCTGCAGTTGGCTGACGCGCTCAACAGCACGACGATCAAGGCCGACTGCGTGGTGCTGAACATGGTCTTGCACCATTTCGCCGCCCCTGCCGACGCGCTCAAGCAAATGGCCGGGTTGCTGCACCCCGGCGGTAGCCTGCTGGTTACGGATTTATGCAGCCACAACCAGAATTGGGCCAGGGAGGCCTGCGGTGATCTCTGGTTGGGATTTGAACAGGACGATCTGGCCCGTTGGGCCACCGCTGCGGGGCTCGTTCCCGGGGAAAGCCTCTATATAGGCTTACGTAATGGTTTCCAGATCCAGGTCCGCCACTTTCAGCGACCGGCTGGCGACACTCACCATCGGTAA
- a CDS encoding fructose-bisphosphate aldolase produces the protein MVQQLPPRRFTPCTETATDYPVLLIDSDAPLLDLHACLRERLNAALEHLNLMACSSLPDFAECDLNNVANTARILVQDVSDVFRVVEQRGFDTSPPS, from the coding sequence ATGGTTCAACAACTCCCACCCCGCCGCTTCACGCCCTGCACCGAAACCGCCACCGATTACCCAGTGCTCCTCATCGACAGCGACGCCCCATTGCTCGACCTCCACGCCTGCCTGCGCGAACGCCTCAACGCCGCCCTCGAACACCTCAACCTGATGGCCTGCTCCAGCCTGCCGGACTTTGCAGAGTGCGACTTGAATAACGTGGCCAATACCGCGCGCATTCTGGTGCAGGATGTGAGTGATGTGTTTCGGGTGGTTGAACAGCGAGGGTTCGATACTTCACCGCCAAGCTGA
- a CDS encoding putative bifunctional diguanylate cyclase/phosphodiesterase gives MECAPHHGDGSSVLLVVDDYPENLISMRALLQCDDWQVVTAASGVEALELLLSHEVDLVLLDVMMPGMDGFEVARLMRGSQRTRMTPIIFLSANAQSPAAVLEGYASGAIDYLFKPFDPHILKPKVQALLEHQRNRRALQRLSHDLESARAFNASVLDNAAEGILVVSEEGVIAYANPAISRLLNATIHELQGQEFLSFLQKPHVPVWSDSQMHAGYRKGETWRLHDAILRTGRGQQVSVALSCAPLPAEQKAMVVTVLDMSEVRHLHQQLEFQAVTDPLTGLLNRRGFYQAVENTLLRVERAEQSLVLLYLDLDGFKRVNDSLGHDAGDRVLRWVSEQLQGCLRSYDIIGRMGGDEFTALLELEFPEQAAKISEKLIERVSVCHQVDGLDVMLGVSIGIATYPDCGADLNGLLRAADIAMYEAKRAGRQQYRYYDQEMNGRARSRLMLEDSVRTAIQNKDFVLVYQPQVSLADGRLRGVEALLRWQHPSVGDVPPGLFLPLLEEARLISQLSAWIYQQAAAQRQAWQATFDDDLVLSVSLSSNQFNMPNLVTQLQQVLERHGLQGRQLEVQISEDSLMSNLEASAKQLKLLRQIGVRIALDDFGSGSCSLAHLRDLAFDTLKLDPQLVARLPGSARDAAMARSIIELCAHFEVLVVAEGVETQEQANWLKAQGCPFVQGAWAAPPLMASEVADWARARLR, from the coding sequence ATGGAATGCGCTCCACATCACGGCGATGGCAGTTCGGTTCTTCTGGTGGTCGATGACTACCCGGAAAACCTGATCAGCATGCGCGCACTCTTGCAATGTGATGACTGGCAGGTGGTCACCGCAGCGTCCGGCGTGGAAGCCCTAGAGTTGTTGTTGTCCCACGAAGTCGACCTGGTATTGCTGGATGTGATGATGCCCGGCATGGACGGCTTCGAAGTCGCCCGCTTGATGCGCGGCAGCCAGCGAACGCGCATGACGCCGATCATCTTTTTGAGTGCCAACGCCCAGTCACCCGCGGCGGTGCTGGAAGGCTATGCCAGCGGCGCCATTGATTACCTGTTCAAGCCCTTCGACCCGCATATCCTCAAGCCCAAGGTCCAGGCTTTGCTGGAGCATCAGCGTAATCGCCGGGCGTTGCAGCGCCTGAGCCATGACCTGGAATCCGCCCGCGCCTTCAATGCCTCGGTATTGGACAACGCCGCCGAAGGCATCCTGGTCGTCAGTGAGGAGGGCGTGATTGCGTACGCCAACCCGGCGATTTCGCGCCTGCTCAATGCCACGATCCACGAGTTGCAAGGCCAGGAGTTCCTGAGCTTCCTGCAAAAGCCACACGTGCCGGTCTGGTCGGACTCGCAAATGCACGCCGGTTACCGCAAGGGCGAAACCTGGCGCCTGCATGATGCGATCCTGCGTACCGGGCGCGGTCAGCAAGTGTCGGTGGCCTTGTCCTGCGCGCCGTTACCCGCGGAGCAGAAGGCCATGGTGGTGACGGTGTTGGACATGTCTGAAGTGCGCCATTTGCACCAGCAGTTGGAGTTCCAGGCCGTGACCGACCCGCTGACCGGGTTGCTGAACCGGCGTGGTTTCTACCAGGCGGTAGAAAATACCCTGTTGCGCGTCGAGCGGGCCGAGCAGTCCCTGGTGTTGTTGTACCTGGACCTGGATGGCTTCAAGCGGGTCAACGACTCCCTGGGCCATGATGCCGGCGACCGTGTACTGCGTTGGGTTTCCGAGCAACTGCAGGGGTGTCTGCGTTCCTACGACATTATTGGCCGCATGGGGGGGGATGAATTTACCGCGTTGCTGGAGTTGGAGTTCCCGGAGCAGGCCGCGAAAATTTCGGAAAAGTTGATCGAACGGGTGTCCGTGTGCCATCAGGTCGACGGTTTGGATGTGATGCTCGGCGTGAGCATTGGCATCGCAACCTACCCCGATTGCGGCGCGGATTTGAACGGCCTGTTGCGTGCCGCCGACATCGCCATGTACGAAGCCAAGCGTGCGGGGCGTCAGCAATATCGCTATTACGATCAGGAAATGAACGGCCGCGCCCGCTCCCGCCTGATGCTTGAAGACAGCGTGCGCACGGCCATTCAAAACAAGGATTTCGTCCTGGTCTACCAGCCCCAGGTTTCCCTGGCGGACGGGCGTTTGCGCGGGGTTGAGGCGCTGTTGCGGTGGCAGCACCCCAGTGTCGGCGATGTGCCGCCGGGGTTGTTCTTGCCGTTGCTGGAAGAAGCGCGGCTGATCAGCCAATTAAGCGCATGGATCTACCAACAGGCCGCTGCCCAGCGTCAGGCGTGGCAAGCCACCTTCGACGATGACCTGGTGTTGAGCGTGAGCCTGAGCAGCAACCAGTTCAATATGCCCAACCTGGTGACGCAACTGCAGCAGGTGCTGGAGCGACATGGGTTACAGGGGCGTCAGTTGGAGGTGCAAATCAGCGAAGACAGCTTGATGAGCAACCTGGAAGCATCTGCCAAGCAGCTCAAGTTGCTGCGCCAAATCGGCGTGCGCATCGCCCTGGATGACTTCGGTTCGGGCAGCTGTTCCCTGGCCCACCTGCGCGACCTGGCGTTCGACACCCTCAAGCTCGACCCGCAATTGGTCGCGCGCCTGCCCGGCTCGGCCCGCGACGCGGCGATGGCGCGCAGCATTATCGAGCTGTGCGCGCATTTTGAGGTGCTGGTGGTGGCCGAGGGCGTGGAAACCCAGGAGCAAGCCAACTGGCTCAAGGCCCAGGGTTGCCCGTTTGTCCAGGGGGCATGGGCGGCGCCACCGCTGATGGCCTCGGAAGTAGCCGACTGGGCGCGCGCCCGCCTGCGTTGA
- a CDS encoding phosphoglycerate kinase, whose translation MTVLKMTDLDLQGKRVLIREDLNVPVKDGVVTSDARILASLPTIKLALEKGAAVMVCSHLGRPTEGEFSAENSLKPVADYLSRALGRDVPLVADYLGGVDVKAGDIVLFENVRFNKGEKKNSDELAQQYAALCDVFVMDAFGTAHRAEGSTHGVAKFAKVAAAGPLLAAELDALGKALGAPAQPMAAIVAGSKVSTKLDVLNSLSQICNQLIVGGGIANTFLAAAGHPVGKSLYEPDLLDTARAIAAKVSVPLPVDVVVAKEFAESAAATVKLIADVADDDMILDIGPQTAANFAELLKASQTILWNGPVGVFEFDQFGNGTKVLAKAIAESSAFSIAGGGDTLAAIDKYGVADQISYISTGGGAFLEFVEGKVLPAVQMLETRAKG comes from the coding sequence ATGACCGTGTTGAAGATGACCGACCTCGATCTGCAAGGTAAGCGCGTACTGATTCGCGAAGACCTCAACGTCCCAGTCAAGGACGGTGTAGTCACCAGCGATGCGCGAATCCTGGCCTCGCTGCCGACCATCAAGCTGGCCCTGGAAAAAGGCGCGGCCGTGATGGTCTGCTCCCACCTGGGTCGCCCGACCGAAGGTGAGTTCTCCGCCGAAAACAGCCTCAAGCCGGTGGCCGACTACCTCAGCCGTGCCCTGGGCCGCGACGTGCCGCTGGTGGCTGATTACCTGGGCGGCGTGGACGTGAAGGCCGGCGATATCGTGCTGTTCGAAAACGTGCGCTTCAACAAAGGCGAGAAAAAGAACAGCGACGAACTGGCCCAGCAATACGCGGCCCTGTGCGACGTATTCGTGATGGACGCTTTCGGTACCGCTCACCGTGCCGAAGGCTCGACCCACGGCGTGGCCAAGTTCGCCAAGGTTGCGGCAGCCGGCCCACTGCTGGCCGCTGAACTGGACGCACTGGGCAAAGCCCTGGGCGCACCGGCGCAACCGATGGCCGCCATCGTGGCCGGCTCCAAGGTGTCGACCAAGCTGGACGTGCTTAACAGCCTGAGCCAGATCTGCAACCAACTGATCGTCGGCGGCGGCATTGCCAATACGTTCCTGGCCGCAGCCGGTCACCCGGTGGGCAAGTCGCTGTACGAACCGGACCTGCTCGACACCGCCCGCGCCATCGCCGCCAAGGTCAGCGTGCCATTGCCGGTCGATGTGGTTGTTGCCAAGGAATTCGCTGAAAGCGCCGCCGCCACCGTCAAGCTGATCGCTGACGTAGCCGACGACGACATGATCCTGGACATCGGCCCGCAAACCGCGGCCAACTTCGCTGAACTGCTGAAAGCCTCCCAGACCATCCTGTGGAACGGCCCGGTCGGCGTATTCGAGTTCGACCAGTTCGGCAACGGCACCAAAGTGCTGGCCAAGGCGATTGCCGAAAGCTCGGCCTTCTCCATCGCCGGCGGTGGTGACACCCTGGCGGCCATCGACAAATATGGCGTGGCTGACCAGATCTCCTACATTTCTACCGGTGGCGGCGCGTTTCTAGAATTCGTCGAAGGCAAGGTCCTGCCTGCGGTGCAAATGCTGGAAACCCGAGCCAAAGGTTAA
- a CDS encoding polysaccharide lyase family 7 protein: MIDLSTWNLSIPVGSPPATIETPKLLSGFNDQYFQAEGSNVQFWTPVTGTRTENAIYPRSELRETYADGRLRNWTYPEADNFLRATLAVNQVPSSGKIVIGQIHAYDSQRPLIKLEYQFKEKTQTGNIVAKVRMRPDEDTSRVIIVASNVPLEKSFTYVINLNKAGLLSVYAADSEWNERIGAAWGDKPLYFKAGAYVQDNSGDSKEGAKVVFEKLDIDHE; encoded by the coding sequence ATGATCGACCTCTCCACTTGGAACCTGAGCATTCCGGTCGGCTCGCCCCCCGCGACTATCGAAACACCGAAACTGCTCAGCGGCTTCAACGACCAGTACTTCCAGGCCGAAGGCAGCAACGTGCAATTCTGGACCCCCGTCACCGGCACCCGCACCGAAAACGCCATCTACCCGCGCAGCGAACTGCGCGAAACCTACGCTGACGGGCGTCTGCGCAACTGGACCTACCCCGAAGCCGACAACTTCCTGCGCGCCACCCTGGCGGTCAACCAAGTGCCCTCCAGCGGCAAGATCGTCATCGGGCAGATCCACGCCTACGACAGCCAAAGGCCACTGATCAAGCTCGAATACCAGTTCAAGGAAAAGACTCAGACCGGCAATATCGTCGCCAAAGTGCGCATGCGCCCGGATGAAGACACCAGTCGCGTGATCATCGTCGCCTCCAATGTGCCACTGGAGAAAAGCTTCACCTATGTAATCAACCTCAACAAAGCCGGGCTGCTCAGCGTGTACGCCGCCGACAGCGAATGGAACGAGCGCATCGGCGCGGCGTGGGGCGACAAACCGCTGTACTTCAAGGCGGGCGCGTATGTGCAGGACAACAGTGGGGACAGCAAGGAAGGCGCGAAGGTGGTATTTGAAAAGTTGGATATTGATCACGAATAA
- the tkt gene encoding transketolase, whose protein sequence is MPSRRERANAIRALSMDAVQKANSGHPGAPMGMADIAEVLWRDYLKHNPSNPSFADRDRFVLSNGHGSMLIYSLLHLTGYDVTIDDLKSFRQLHSRTPGHPEFGYTPGVETTTGPLGQGLANAVGFALAEKVLGAQFNRPGHDIVDHHTYVFLGDGCMMEGISHEVASLAGTLGLGKLIAFYDDNGISIDGEVEGWFTDDTPKRFEAYNWQVIRNVDGHDPEEIKTAIDTARKSAQPTLICCKTTIGFGSPNKQGKEDCHGAPLGDAEIALTREALKWNHGPFEIPADIYAEWDAKEKGLATEAEWDQRFAAYSAEFPELANELVRRLAGDLPADFSEKASAYIAEVAAKGETIASRKASQNTLNAFGPLLPEFLGGSADLAGSNLTLWKGCKGVSAEDASGNYMYYGVREFGMSAIMNGVSLHGGLVPYGATFLMFMEYARNAVRMAALMKKRVIHVYTHDSIGLGEDGPTHQPVEQLTSLRTTPNLDCWRPADAVESAVAWKHAIERKDGPSALIFSRQNLQHQVRTDAQIADISRGGYVLKDCIGEPELILISTGSEVGLTVQAYDKLTAQGRNVRVVSMPCTSVFEAQDADYKQSVLPLQVSARIAIEAAHADYWYKYVGLEGRVIGMTTYGESAPAPALFEEFGFTLENILGQAEELLED, encoded by the coding sequence ATGCCCAGCCGTCGTGAGCGTGCCAACGCCATTCGTGCCCTCAGCATGGATGCCGTGCAAAAAGCCAACAGCGGCCATCCCGGTGCCCCGATGGGCATGGCGGATATCGCCGAGGTACTTTGGCGTGATTACCTGAAACACAACCCGAGCAATCCGTCGTTCGCCGACCGCGACCGCTTCGTGCTGTCCAACGGCCACGGTTCGATGCTGATCTACTCGCTGCTGCACCTGACCGGCTACGACGTCACCATCGACGACCTCAAGAGCTTCCGCCAGTTGCACAGCCGCACCCCGGGCCACCCGGAGTTCGGCTACACCCCAGGCGTCGAGACCACCACCGGTCCCCTGGGCCAAGGCCTGGCCAACGCGGTTGGCTTCGCGCTGGCGGAAAAAGTGCTGGGCGCGCAGTTCAACCGCCCTGGCCACGATATCGTCGACCACCACACCTACGTGTTCCTGGGTGATGGCTGCATGATGGAAGGCATCTCCCACGAAGTCGCCTCCCTGGCCGGTACCTTGGGCCTGGGCAAGCTGATCGCCTTCTACGATGACAACGGCATCTCCATTGATGGCGAAGTCGAAGGCTGGTTCACCGACGACACGCCAAAGCGTTTCGAAGCCTACAACTGGCAGGTGATCCGCAATGTCGACGGCCACGATCCGGAAGAGATCAAGACTGCCATCGACACCGCCCGCAAGAGCGCGCAGCCGACCCTGATCTGCTGCAAGACCACCATCGGTTTCGGTTCACCGAACAAGCAAGGCAAGGAAGACTGTCACGGCGCTCCACTGGGTGACGCGGAAATCGCCCTGACCCGCGAAGCGCTGAAGTGGAATCACGGCCCGTTCGAAATCCCGGCCGACATCTACGCCGAATGGGACGCCAAAGAAAAAGGCCTGGCCACCGAAGCCGAGTGGGACCAGCGTTTCGCGGCCTACTCCGCCGAATTCCCTGAGCTTGCCAACGAACTGGTCCGCCGCCTGGCAGGCGACCTGCCTGCCGACTTCTCGGAAAAAGCCTCGGCCTACATCGCCGAAGTCGCGGCCAAGGGCGAAACCATCGCCAGCCGTAAAGCCAGCCAGAACACCCTGAACGCTTTTGGCCCGCTGCTGCCTGAGTTCCTCGGCGGTTCGGCCGACCTGGCCGGTTCCAACCTGACCCTGTGGAAGGGCTGCAAAGGTGTCTCGGCCGAAGACGCCAGCGGCAATTACATGTACTACGGCGTGCGCGAGTTCGGCATGAGCGCCATCATGAACGGCGTGTCCCTGCACGGCGGCCTGGTGCCTTACGGCGCGACCTTCCTGATGTTCATGGAGTACGCACGTAACGCCGTACGCATGGCCGCGCTGATGAAGAAGCGTGTGATCCATGTGTACACCCACGACTCCATCGGCCTGGGCGAAGACGGCCCGACGCACCAGCCGGTCGAGCAACTGACCAGCCTGCGCACCACGCCGAACCTGGACTGCTGGCGCCCAGCCGACGCGGTGGAATCCGCCGTGGCCTGGAAGCACGCCATCGAGCGCAAGGACGGCCCGTCGGCGCTGATCTTCTCGCGTCAGAACCTGCAACATCAGGTGCGCACCGACGCGCAGATCGCTGACATCAGCCGCGGTGGCTACGTGCTCAAGGATTGCATCGGCGAGCCGGAGTTGATCCTGATCTCCACCGGTTCCGAAGTGGGCCTGACCGTTCAGGCTTACGACAAGCTGACCGCCCAGGGCCGCAACGTGCGTGTGGTGTCCATGCCGTGCACCAGCGTGTTCGAAGCCCAGGACGCCGACTACAAGCAATCGGTGCTGCCGTTGCAGGTCAGCGCGCGTATCGCCATCGAAGCGGCACATGCCGACTACTGGTACAAGTACGTGGGCCTGGAAGGCCGCGTCATCGGCATGACCACCTACGGTGAGTCGGCGCCGGCGCCAGCGTTGTTCGAAGAGTTCGGTTTCACCCTGGAAAACATCCTGGGCCAGGCTGAAGAACTGCTGGAAGACTAA
- the epd gene encoding erythrose-4-phosphate dehydrogenase, whose amino-acid sequence MPQPRPYKVALNGYGRIGRCVLRALFERGGAAGFEIVAINDLADMASIEYLTRFDSTHGRFPGEVRVDGDCLHINGNCVKVLRSATPEGIDWAALGVDLVLECSGAYNTRADGQRFLDAGAPRVLFSQPMASEADVDATIVYGINQDCLTGSELLVSNASCTTNCSVPLLRLLDQSIGIDYVSITTIHSAMNDQPVIDAYHHEDLRRTRSAFQSVIPVSTGLARGIERLLPELAGRIQAKAVRVPTVNVSCLDITLQTVSDTDAVEVNRILRDAATSGPLKGLLAYTELPHASCDFNHDPHSAIVDASQTRVSGPRLVNILAWFDNEWGFANRMLDVAEHYLHIASKQPQQ is encoded by the coding sequence ATGCCCCAACCGCGTCCCTACAAAGTTGCACTCAACGGCTACGGCCGCATTGGTCGTTGCGTCTTGCGTGCTCTGTTCGAGCGAGGGGGCGCCGCCGGGTTTGAAATTGTTGCGATCAACGATTTGGCCGACATGGCCAGCATCGAATACCTGACACGCTTTGACTCCACCCACGGCCGCTTTCCCGGCGAAGTGCGGGTTGACGGCGATTGTCTGCATATCAACGGCAACTGCGTGAAAGTACTGCGCAGTGCCACCCCCGAGGGCATCGACTGGGCGGCGCTAGGCGTCGACCTGGTATTGGAATGCTCAGGTGCCTACAACACCCGTGCCGATGGCCAGCGTTTTCTCGACGCCGGAGCACCGCGTGTGTTGTTTTCCCAGCCGATGGCCAGCGAGGCGGATGTCGACGCCACCATCGTCTATGGCATTAACCAGGATTGCCTGACCGGCAGTGAGCTGCTGGTGTCCAACGCTTCCTGCACCACCAACTGCAGCGTGCCGCTGTTGCGCCTGCTGGATCAGTCGATTGGTATTGATTACGTGTCGATCACCACGATTCACTCGGCGATGAACGACCAGCCGGTGATCGACGCCTATCACCATGAAGACCTGCGCCGCACACGCTCGGCGTTCCAGTCGGTGATCCCGGTGTCCACCGGCCTGGCCCGTGGCATCGAACGTCTGCTGCCGGAACTTGCCGGGCGAATCCAGGCCAAAGCCGTACGGGTGCCGACGGTGAACGTCTCCTGCCTGGATATCACCTTGCAAACCGTCAGCGACACCGATGCCGTGGAGGTCAACCGGATCCTGCGCGACGCCGCTACCAGCGGCCCGCTCAAAGGCCTGCTGGCCTATACCGAGTTGCCCCACGCCAGTTGTGATTTCAACCATGACCCGCATTCGGCGATCGTCGATGCCAGCCAGACCCGTGTTTCCGGCCCGAGGCTGGTGAACATCCTGGCCTGGTTCGACAACGAATGGGGTTTTGCCAACCGAATGCTCGACGTTGCGGAACATTATCTGCATATCGCCTCTAAACAACCTCAACAGTAA